A part of Sulfurifustis variabilis genomic DNA contains:
- a CDS encoding penicillin-binding protein 1A, protein MDRSGSPHARIASWLPHKPWQVAVLALLGLFVTGVIVLAVVAAVLLPTLPPVRDLSEVELKVPLRVYTADGQLIAEFGEEKRIPVKIENVPPRLIQAILSAEDHSFYSHHGVDFLGIARAAWRNFRAGGTSQGASTITMQVARNFFLSPEKTYTRKLREILLAFKIERELSKDEILELYINKIFLGHRAYGFAAAAQIYYGTTLDKLSLAEVALLAGLPKAPSRDNPLTNPQSALERRNYVLRHMHGLGYIDQEALDRAVSAPITASRHALRYEADAPYVAEMVRQYMFEAYDEKTYAGGFHVYTTIDSRHQRAADRALRRALLEYDRRHGYRGPAGHVTLNEPVEADRLDDALKDYRIVGDLVPGVVVATEEQSAAIYTQDGVTVNLDWEALSWARPHVDENTVGAAPKVAAQIVKPGDIVYVEPPEGAQPGAANGGWRLAQIPQVAGALVSLRPRDGAILALAGGFDFYQSSFNRATQAERQPGSSLKPFVYTAALEKGFTPASTVSGAPIVIEDANLEDEWRPENYSRRFFGPTRLRKALALSLNTVSIRLVRAIGPSYAADYLTRFGFARDKLPRNLSLALGNASATPLQMASAFAVYANGGFRVEPYFIARVEDARHNVLEQARPLVACGDCPGSAVGARTPGTARAVPTAGGQESTAAEPPQPAPRVLTPEVNFLMTSMMQDVIREGTGSGAKVLGRRDIAGKTGTTDDYRDAWFSGYNHEVAATAWVGFDQASSLGRGEAGGRTALPMWVDYMRVALEGIAENPVATPDGITKSYVHAETGEPVAAGDPDAIEEYFARGPAAAEGPRTAEAGTAEMPETGAPPVPPPSDNIREKLF, encoded by the coding sequence ATGGATCGTTCCGGGAGTCCGCACGCCAGGATCGCTTCCTGGCTGCCACATAAGCCCTGGCAGGTCGCCGTCCTCGCGCTCCTCGGCCTGTTCGTGACCGGGGTCATCGTCCTCGCCGTCGTCGCCGCGGTGCTGCTGCCCACGCTCCCGCCGGTGCGCGATCTCTCCGAGGTCGAGCTCAAGGTTCCGCTGCGTGTCTACACCGCGGACGGTCAGCTGATCGCCGAGTTCGGCGAGGAAAAGCGCATCCCGGTGAAGATCGAGAACGTCCCGCCGCGCCTGATCCAGGCCATCCTGTCGGCGGAGGACCATTCCTTTTATAGCCACCACGGCGTCGACTTTCTCGGCATCGCGCGCGCCGCCTGGCGCAACTTCCGTGCGGGCGGTACCAGCCAGGGCGCGAGCACCATCACGATGCAGGTGGCACGCAACTTCTTCCTCAGCCCGGAGAAGACCTATACCCGCAAGCTCAGGGAGATCCTGCTCGCGTTCAAGATCGAGCGCGAGCTGAGCAAGGACGAAATCCTCGAGCTCTACATCAACAAGATCTTTCTCGGACATCGGGCCTACGGCTTCGCGGCGGCCGCCCAGATTTACTACGGGACCACGCTCGACAAGCTGAGCCTCGCCGAGGTGGCGCTGCTCGCCGGTCTGCCCAAGGCGCCGTCGCGCGATAACCCGTTGACCAACCCGCAAAGTGCGCTCGAGCGCCGCAATTACGTGCTGCGGCATATGCACGGCCTCGGGTACATCGACCAGGAGGCGCTCGACCGGGCGGTGAGCGCGCCGATCACGGCGAGCCGCCACGCGCTTCGCTACGAAGCGGACGCCCCTTACGTCGCGGAGATGGTGCGGCAGTACATGTTCGAGGCGTACGACGAAAAGACCTATGCCGGCGGCTTTCACGTCTACACGACGATCGACAGCCGCCATCAGCGGGCGGCCGACCGTGCATTGCGGCGGGCGCTGCTGGAGTACGACCGCCGTCACGGATACCGTGGACCGGCCGGCCACGTGACCCTGAACGAACCGGTCGAAGCGGACCGGCTGGACGATGCGCTCAAGGACTACCGCATTGTCGGTGACTTGGTGCCGGGCGTCGTCGTTGCGACCGAGGAGCAGTCGGCCGCCATCTACACGCAGGACGGCGTCACGGTGAACCTCGACTGGGAAGCGCTTTCCTGGGCGCGACCCCACGTCGACGAGAACACCGTGGGCGCCGCCCCGAAAGTGGCCGCGCAGATCGTGAAACCCGGGGACATCGTCTACGTCGAGCCGCCGGAAGGAGCGCAGCCCGGCGCCGCGAACGGCGGATGGCGCCTGGCACAGATCCCGCAGGTCGCCGGCGCGCTGGTCTCGCTTCGTCCGCGGGACGGGGCGATCCTCGCGCTCGCCGGCGGCTTCGACTTCTATCAGAGCAGCTTCAACCGGGCGACGCAGGCCGAGCGCCAGCCGGGATCCAGTCTGAAACCGTTCGTCTACACCGCCGCGCTCGAAAAGGGCTTCACGCCGGCGAGCACCGTGAGCGGGGCGCCCATCGTGATCGAGGACGCCAATCTCGAGGACGAATGGCGCCCGGAAAACTACAGTCGCCGGTTCTTCGGCCCGACGCGACTGCGCAAGGCGCTCGCGCTGTCGCTCAATACCGTGTCGATCCGCCTTGTTCGCGCCATCGGCCCGTCCTATGCCGCGGATTACCTCACCCGCTTCGGCTTCGCCCGGGACAAGTTGCCCCGAAACCTTTCGCTGGCGCTCGGGAACGCGTCGGCGACGCCGCTGCAGATGGCCTCGGCCTTCGCCGTGTACGCGAACGGCGGCTTTCGCGTCGAACCGTACTTCATCGCGCGCGTCGAGGATGCGCGGCATAACGTCCTCGAACAGGCCAGGCCGCTGGTTGCGTGCGGCGACTGCCCCGGCTCGGCAGTGGGCGCCCGGACCCCGGGCACGGCGCGCGCCGTGCCGACGGCCGGCGGCCAGGAGAGCACAGCAGCCGAGCCGCCACAGCCGGCGCCGCGCGTGCTGACGCCGGAGGTCAACTTTCTCATGACGAGCATGATGCAGGACGTGATCCGCGAGGGAACCGGCTCGGGTGCCAAAGTGCTCGGCCGCCGCGACATCGCCGGCAAGACCGGCACGACGGACGATTACAGGGACGCCTGGTTCAGCGGTTACAACCACGAAGTCGCCGCCACGGCGTGGGTGGGGTTCGACCAGGCGAGCTCTCTCGGGCGCGGGGAAGCCGGCGGGCGTACGGCCCTGCCGATGTGGGTCGACTACATGCGCGTGGCGCTCGAGGGCATCGCCGAGAACCCCGTGGCGACACCCGACGGCATCACCAAGTCCTACGTTCACGCCGAGACGGGAGAGCCGGTAGCAGCGGGCGATCCCGACGCGATCGAGGAGTACTTCGCACGCGGGCCGGCCGCGGCCGAAGGTCCCCGGACGGCCGAGGCCGGAACGGCGGAAATGCCCGAGACCGGGGCGCCGCCGGTACCCCCGCCGTCGGACAACATTCGCGAGAAGCTGTTCTGA
- a CDS encoding deoxyguanosinetriphosphate triphosphohydrolase: protein MTETPGGLAPYAATEATSRGRQHAEPPPRFRSEYQRDRDRIIHCAAFRRLEYKTQVFVNHEGDLFRTRLTHSIEVAQIGRSIARALGLNEDLTEAISLAHDLGHTPFGHTGQDALNECMRDFGGFEHNLQSLRVVDLLEERYAEFPGLNLTFEAREGILKHCSVKHARDLGELGRRFLEKRQPGLEAQLANVADEIAYNNHDVDDGLRSGLLTVEQLREVRSFNEHYEAVDRRYPALPPRRRIYETIRRMIDVVVTDLIEESRRRIGAAGVASIEEVRCQPAPLIGYGHDVGELTLGLKRFLRQNLYAHPRVKEVSAKAAKTVQDLFNAYRHDIRLLPPQYQDRIVQSDLTNDEAYRARVIADYIAGMTDRYAIREHARLLNSRDWS from the coding sequence ATGACCGAGACGCCGGGCGGACTCGCGCCCTACGCCGCCACCGAAGCGACGTCGCGCGGGCGACAGCACGCCGAGCCGCCGCCGCGCTTCCGCAGCGAGTACCAGCGGGACCGTGACCGCATCATCCATTGCGCCGCGTTCCGGCGACTCGAGTACAAGACCCAGGTCTTCGTGAACCACGAGGGCGATCTCTTCCGCACCCGCCTCACGCACTCGATCGAGGTCGCGCAGATCGGGCGCTCGATCGCCCGGGCGCTGGGGCTGAACGAAGATCTCACCGAGGCCATCTCTCTGGCGCACGACCTCGGGCACACGCCGTTCGGCCATACGGGACAGGACGCGCTCAACGAATGCATGCGCGATTTCGGCGGCTTCGAGCACAACCTGCAGTCGCTGCGGGTGGTCGATCTCCTGGAAGAACGCTATGCCGAGTTTCCGGGCCTGAACCTGACGTTCGAGGCGCGCGAGGGCATCCTCAAGCACTGCTCCGTCAAGCACGCCCGGGACCTGGGCGAACTGGGCCGGCGGTTTCTGGAAAAGCGCCAGCCGGGGCTCGAGGCACAACTCGCGAACGTGGCGGACGAAATCGCCTACAACAACCACGACGTCGACGACGGCCTGCGCTCGGGGCTGCTGACGGTCGAACAGCTGCGCGAGGTGCGAAGCTTCAACGAACACTACGAGGCGGTTGACCGACGTTACCCCGCGCTGCCGCCCCGCCGGCGGATCTACGAGACGATACGGCGCATGATCGATGTCGTCGTGACGGATCTCATCGAGGAGAGCCGGCGGCGCATCGGCGCCGCCGGCGTGGCGAGCATCGAGGAGGTACGGTGTCAGCCGGCGCCGCTCATCGGTTATGGCCACGACGTCGGCGAGCTGACGCTCGGGCTCAAGCGCTTTCTGCGCCAGAACCTCTACGCGCATCCGCGGGTGAAGGAGGTCAGCGCGAAGGCGGCAAAGACCGTGCAGGACCTCTTCAATGCGTACCGTCACGATATTCGGCTGCTGCCGCCCCAGTACCAGGACCGTATCGTCCAATCCGACCTTACGAACGACGAGGCTTATCGGGCGCGGGTCATTGCCGACTACATCGCCGGAATGACCGACCGCTACGCCATCCGGGAACACGCGCGGCTCCTCAACTCGCGCGACTGGTCCTGA
- a CDS encoding pilus assembly protein PilP, with the protein MRFVDPRFLAASLILLLLSACADDGMDDLRHFVETAHQGKQPRIEPLPEIKTQEQFSYGAVNLRDPFTPRNLKAQAGQSGGGPRPDMNRRREALEEFPLDALKMVGTLQQGKQAWVVIQAPDGSVHRATVGNHLGQNFGAITRITEDKINLIELVQGPLGDWIERESSLALAE; encoded by the coding sequence ATGAGATTCGTCGACCCCCGATTTCTGGCGGCGTCCCTCATTCTGCTGCTCCTAAGCGCTTGCGCCGACGACGGCATGGACGACCTGCGGCATTTCGTGGAAACGGCTCACCAAGGCAAACAGCCGCGAATCGAGCCTCTCCCGGAAATAAAGACGCAGGAGCAGTTTTCGTACGGGGCGGTCAACTTGCGCGACCCTTTCACGCCTCGCAACCTGAAGGCCCAGGCGGGTCAGAGCGGCGGAGGACCTCGACCGGACATGAACCGACGACGCGAGGCCCTCGAGGAATTCCCGCTTGATGCCCTCAAGATGGTCGGAACACTTCAACAGGGCAAGCAGGCCTGGGTGGTAATCCAGGCGCCGGACGGATCGGTGCACAGAGCGACTGTTGGAAATCATCTAGGACAAAACTTCGGCGCAATAACGCGAATCACCGAGGACAAGATCAACCTCATCGAGCTCGTTCAGGGGCCGCTGGGTGACTGGATCGAGCGGGAGTCGAGCCTTGCGCTCGCGGAATAA
- a CDS encoding type 4a pilus biogenesis protein PilO, giving the protein MTLDELRNLNVNDPSSWPLPVKIAGVLAICALILGGGYHFVIADEILEHERAQLKEVQLRDTYLNKKLQAINLPAYKAQLEEIERTFGSLLRQLPNTTEVPDLLVDITQAGLGRGLEFVLFRPEAEQKRDFYAELPISLQVTGSYHEFASFVSDVAALPRIVTFGDVTVSGAKDGKSAILNVVATARTYRYLDPGEGAAPPTPKAKSKKNSKAKR; this is encoded by the coding sequence ATGACGCTCGATGAACTTCGCAACCTGAATGTCAACGACCCTTCGTCTTGGCCTCTGCCGGTCAAGATCGCCGGCGTCCTTGCGATCTGTGCCCTGATTCTTGGCGGCGGGTACCACTTCGTGATCGCCGACGAGATACTGGAACACGAAAGGGCTCAACTGAAGGAAGTGCAGCTTCGCGACACCTATCTCAACAAGAAACTTCAGGCGATAAACCTCCCGGCGTACAAGGCGCAGTTGGAGGAAATCGAGCGTACCTTCGGCAGCCTTCTCCGACAGCTCCCGAACACAACCGAAGTGCCGGACCTCCTGGTCGATATCACGCAGGCCGGCCTCGGGCGCGGGCTTGAATTCGTGCTGTTTCGACCTGAAGCCGAGCAAAAGCGGGACTTTTACGCTGAGCTTCCGATCAGCCTTCAGGTTACCGGCAGCTATCATGAATTCGCATCATTCGTGAGCGATGTGGCGGCACTTCCGCGCATAGTGACCTTTGGCGATGTCACTGTTAGCGGGGCAAAAGACGGCAAGAGTGCAATTTTGAACGTAGTCGCGACAGCGCGGACCTATCGATATCTGGATCCAGGCGAAGGTGCAGCCCCACCCACGCCGAAGGCCAAGTCCAAGAAGAATTCCAAGGCAAAGCGATGA
- the aroK gene encoding shikimate kinase AroK, which yields MSGSGSVFLIGPMGAGKSTIGRHLAELLRKEFVDSDHEIERRTGASIPLIFEIEGEPGFRRRESAVLEELTARADIVLATGGGAVLAEDNRETLRARGTVVYLEAPLDTLLARTHRDKNRPLLQDGDRRGRLEEILRVREPLYRATAHLVVATDHRAPAVIAQEIAAKLREPRAHENATA from the coding sequence ATGAGCGGATCGGGCAGCGTCTTTCTGATCGGCCCGATGGGCGCGGGCAAATCCACCATCGGCCGGCATCTGGCGGAACTTCTGCGCAAGGAGTTCGTCGACTCGGATCACGAGATCGAGCGCCGCACCGGTGCGAGCATCCCGCTCATCTTCGAAATCGAGGGCGAGCCGGGTTTTCGCCGGCGGGAATCCGCCGTGCTGGAGGAGCTCACGGCGCGCGCCGACATCGTCCTCGCGACCGGCGGCGGAGCCGTGCTGGCCGAGGACAACCGCGAAACGCTGCGCGCGCGCGGCACGGTCGTGTATCTGGAGGCGCCGCTCGACACCCTCCTGGCGCGCACTCACCGGGACAAGAACCGGCCACTCCTGCAGGACGGGGACCGGCGAGGCAGGCTGGAGGAAATCCTGCGTGTCCGGGAGCCGCTCTACCGCGCCACGGCGCATCTGGTCGTCGCCACCGACCACCGGGCGCCGGCCGTGATCGCGCAGGAGATTGCCGCCAAGCTTCGTGAACCGAGAGCGCATGAGAACGCTACAGCTTGA
- a CDS encoding PilN domain-containing protein — MTTRLNLLPWREMRRREQDRQLLTIAIGAWLLMGLIVAFAHFRMSDLIEAQNHRNDFLQKEIAKLDEQIKQIAQLKKKRADLIARMNVIQQLQTDRTRVVRIFDELVRRLPEGVHFSGLKRTGDNLALSGVAQSNARVSALMRNLATSDWFADPSLDVINVKQKGSDRVSEFSLKVKNLVKKASAPEAGT; from the coding sequence ATGACCACGCGCCTCAATCTCCTCCCCTGGCGCGAAATGCGCCGGCGGGAGCAGGATCGACAGCTCCTCACCATCGCCATCGGCGCCTGGCTGCTCATGGGCCTGATCGTCGCCTTTGCCCACTTCCGGATGAGCGACCTGATCGAAGCCCAGAACCACCGCAACGATTTTCTGCAGAAGGAGATCGCGAAGCTCGACGAGCAGATCAAGCAAATCGCGCAGCTCAAGAAAAAGCGCGCCGATCTCATCGCCCGCATGAACGTGATCCAGCAATTGCAGACGGATCGCACTCGCGTGGTCCGGATCTTCGATGAACTGGTCCGCCGACTTCCAGAGGGCGTGCACTTCAGCGGCCTCAAGCGGACCGGCGACAACCTGGCCCTTTCCGGCGTTGCTCAGTCCAATGCGCGTGTGTCGGCCCTCATGCGCAATCTCGCCACGTCAGACTGGTTCGCGGATCCGTCGCTCGATGTCATTAACGTAAAACAGAAGGGAAGTGATCGTGTGAGCGAGTTCTCGCTCAAGGTAAAGAACTTGGTGAAGAAAGCGAGTGCGCCGGAGGCCGGCACATGA
- the pilQ gene encoding type IV pilus secretin family protein: MAKGTHMRDCIRTGGRSVGRFVLLAGLLAVSVAANAGEIQSLDWVPDAEKPTLRIRVSGEAPYQVESLEGGERLRLRFPDARLGSSVVEVRGQKYVKGAYPYLADAGRAVNIDLLLVGPGRLDVRATAQGYDAVVLGAGSADAPAETVPAADQNEIREIVHAKLPGDRVQIVIRTAKRPAEPQSFSITNPARISLDFADTRVAMPTKTVPVKQGAVLSVTAIEAEGRSRVVLNLLKSVAYTTAIDETGYVVTLDPPVSAIAGTEQPKTTRFTSARKGGKFSLKNIDFRRGPQADAKIAVKLSDPAVGVDIREQAGEIILDFLDTSAPAELQRRLDVVDFATPVQTIDTFVQGSKTRMVITPKGRYEHVAYQTGDVFTVSVKPIIEKPDEKQVDEFGYSGEKLSLNFQNIDVRAALQVLADFTGLNFVVSDTVKGSLTLRLKDVPWDQALDLIVDAKSLAVRRKGNVITVAPAAEVAAKEKAALEATKAVIELEPLVSELIQINYAKAADIANLLKSIKAITTSAGSHPVFHESVAITKESTDSNTLLSPRGQVTVDTRTNSLLIQDTPGKLREIRKLIAKLDQPVRQVMVETRLVEATDSYARSLGARLGHINENIDSNKATLTTGKLETLEPWVNDGEFEFVPSGLNVNLPSPGIGNSVAGAFTFAFFKNGRILELELSALEQDGKGKIISSPRVITANQKKATIEQGQERVFTTSVLGVGQVITKKATLKLEVTPQITPDERINLEVNISKDNFADAVQGLLNVKQINTQVLLDNGETVVIGGIFEQDNGTTVTQIPFFGDLPLIGWLFKSKEIKDSKTELLIFLTPKLLSHNTSLR; this comes from the coding sequence ATGGCGAAAGGTACGCATATGAGAGACTGCATTCGCACAGGCGGCCGATCCGTTGGTCGCTTTGTCCTGTTGGCGGGCCTGCTTGCCGTGAGCGTTGCCGCGAACGCCGGCGAGATCCAGTCCCTTGACTGGGTCCCGGACGCCGAGAAGCCGACCTTGAGAATACGTGTGTCTGGCGAGGCGCCCTACCAGGTCGAGTCGCTGGAGGGCGGTGAGCGGCTCCGTTTGCGGTTCCCGGACGCCCGTTTGGGCAGCTCGGTGGTCGAGGTTCGGGGGCAGAAATACGTAAAAGGCGCGTACCCCTATCTGGCGGACGCGGGCCGCGCGGTCAATATCGATCTGCTGCTGGTCGGTCCCGGGCGCCTTGATGTCCGCGCGACAGCGCAGGGTTACGACGCGGTCGTCCTCGGTGCTGGCAGCGCGGATGCGCCTGCCGAGACCGTGCCCGCCGCCGACCAGAACGAAATCCGGGAGATCGTTCACGCCAAGTTGCCCGGCGATCGGGTTCAGATCGTGATTCGGACGGCCAAACGGCCGGCGGAGCCGCAGAGCTTTTCAATCACCAATCCGGCGCGGATCTCGCTCGATTTTGCCGACACCCGCGTGGCCATGCCGACGAAGACCGTGCCGGTCAAGCAGGGGGCCGTGCTCAGCGTGACAGCCATAGAGGCAGAGGGACGATCACGCGTGGTGCTGAATCTCCTGAAGTCCGTCGCCTATACGACGGCGATCGATGAGACGGGCTACGTCGTGACGCTCGATCCTCCCGTGTCCGCCATCGCTGGCACCGAGCAGCCAAAGACCACCCGCTTCACGAGCGCACGCAAAGGCGGAAAGTTCAGCCTGAAGAACATAGACTTCAGGCGCGGTCCACAGGCGGACGCGAAGATCGCGGTCAAGCTCTCCGATCCGGCGGTGGGTGTCGACATCCGCGAGCAAGCTGGCGAAATCATCCTCGACTTTCTCGATACAAGCGCTCCGGCCGAACTGCAGCGCCGCCTCGACGTCGTCGATTTTGCCACCCCGGTCCAGACGATCGACACGTTCGTGCAGGGAAGCAAGACGCGCATGGTGATTACGCCCAAGGGACGTTACGAGCACGTGGCGTACCAGACGGGCGACGTGTTCACCGTCAGCGTGAAGCCGATCATCGAGAAGCCCGACGAGAAGCAGGTCGACGAGTTCGGCTACTCGGGTGAAAAGCTGTCGCTGAACTTCCAGAACATTGACGTGCGGGCGGCATTGCAGGTGCTTGCCGACTTCACCGGTCTCAACTTCGTCGTGAGTGACACCGTCAAGGGCAGCCTGACCCTTCGCTTGAAGGACGTGCCTTGGGACCAGGCGCTCGATCTCATCGTGGACGCCAAGAGCCTGGCAGTCCGGCGCAAGGGTAACGTGATCACCGTGGCGCCCGCCGCGGAAGTCGCGGCCAAGGAGAAGGCGGCGCTAGAAGCGACCAAGGCCGTCATTGAGCTCGAGCCTCTGGTGTCCGAGCTCATCCAGATCAATTATGCCAAGGCGGCAGACATCGCCAACCTTCTCAAGTCGATCAAGGCGATCACGACTTCGGCCGGATCGCATCCCGTCTTCCACGAGTCTGTCGCCATTACCAAAGAGAGCACCGATTCGAACACGCTGCTCTCGCCGCGTGGACAGGTTACGGTCGACACGCGGACCAACTCGCTTCTGATCCAGGACACGCCCGGCAAGCTGAGGGAGATACGCAAGCTGATCGCCAAGCTCGACCAGCCGGTGCGCCAAGTGATGGTTGAGACGAGACTAGTCGAAGCGACTGACAGCTACGCCCGGTCCCTCGGGGCGCGACTCGGGCACATCAATGAGAATATTGACAGCAATAAGGCCACGCTCACGACTGGCAAGCTGGAGACGCTCGAGCCCTGGGTGAACGATGGCGAATTCGAGTTCGTTCCGAGCGGCCTGAACGTCAATCTTCCCTCACCGGGCATCGGCAACTCGGTTGCCGGTGCCTTCACCTTCGCGTTCTTCAAGAACGGAAGGATTCTCGAGCTGGAGTTGTCTGCGCTTGAGCAGGACGGCAAAGGCAAGATCATCTCGAGTCCGCGCGTCATCACGGCAAATCAGAAGAAGGCGACCATCGAGCAGGGTCAGGAGCGTGTGTTCACCACCTCGGTACTCGGCGTCGGCCAGGTGATCACGAAGAAGGCGACCCTCAAGCTCGAGGTCACGCCGCAGATCACCCCCGACGAGCGGATCAATCTCGAGGTGAATATCAGCAAGGACAACTTTGCGGATGCGGTTCAGGGCCTATTAAACGTCAAGCAAATCAACACCCAGGTCCTGCTCGACAACGGCGAGACGGTTGTGATCGGGGGCATTTTCGAGCAAGACAACGGGACGACGGTCACGCAGATACCGTTCTTCGGCGACCTCCCGCTGATCGGGTGGCTCTTCAAGAGCAAGGAAATCAAGGACAGCAAGACGGAGCTGTTGATCTTCCTTACACCGAAGCTGCTCTCCCACAACACCAGCCTCCGCTAG
- a CDS encoding pilus assembly protein PilM, whose protein sequence is MRGLADVLFKKRRQPLVGIDISSSAVKVLELAKDGEHFRVERYAVEPLPQNAVVEHAIAEVEQVAQAVERAVKRSGTRCKHAAVAVPAAHVITKLLKMPAKMTDQERQAQIEMEADHYIPYPLDEVNLDYCVLPVADPSATETDVLMAACRKEVVDDYVAVIQGPGLTPTVVDVETYAMENAYALIASQMPGAGQEKTVAVVDIGAMATTINVMHNNRSVYTRDHTFGGRQLTEEIQRRYGLSYEEAGLAKKQGGLPDNYQTDVLRPFMEAMCQEIMRALQFFYSSSPFNSVDQLLLAGGCAQIPGIDELVAARIGVPAMVANPFASMSLASRVKPQLLGNDAPSLMISCGLALRSFDA, encoded by the coding sequence GTGCGCGGGCTTGCGGACGTCCTCTTCAAGAAGAGACGTCAGCCGCTCGTCGGCATCGACATCAGTTCCTCGGCGGTCAAGGTCCTCGAGCTCGCCAAGGACGGCGAGCACTTCCGCGTCGAGCGGTACGCGGTCGAGCCGTTGCCGCAAAACGCCGTCGTCGAGCACGCCATCGCCGAGGTCGAGCAGGTGGCGCAGGCCGTGGAGCGGGCGGTCAAGCGCTCGGGCACGCGCTGCAAGCACGCCGCGGTCGCGGTGCCCGCCGCCCACGTCATCACCAAGCTGCTCAAGATGCCGGCGAAGATGACCGACCAGGAACGCCAGGCGCAGATCGAGATGGAGGCCGACCACTACATTCCCTACCCGCTCGATGAGGTCAACCTGGATTACTGCGTCCTGCCGGTCGCTGATCCGAGCGCGACCGAGACCGACGTGCTGATGGCCGCCTGCCGCAAGGAGGTGGTCGATGATTACGTGGCGGTCATCCAGGGACCGGGCCTGACGCCGACCGTCGTCGACGTCGAGACCTACGCGATGGAGAACGCCTACGCGCTGATCGCCAGCCAGATGCCGGGGGCCGGACAGGAAAAGACGGTGGCCGTCGTGGACATCGGCGCCATGGCGACCACGATCAACGTCATGCACAACAACCGCTCGGTCTACACCCGCGACCATACGTTCGGCGGGCGCCAGCTGACGGAGGAGATCCAGCGCCGCTACGGACTATCCTACGAAGAGGCCGGCCTCGCCAAGAAGCAGGGCGGCCTCCCGGACAACTACCAGACCGACGTACTGCGGCCCTTCATGGAGGCGATGTGCCAGGAAATCATGCGCGCGCTCCAGTTCTTCTACTCGTCGAGTCCATTCAACAGCGTCGATCAGCTCCTGCTCGCCGGCGGATGCGCGCAGATACCGGGTATCGATGAGCTGGTCGCGGCCCGCATCGGCGTGCCGGCGATGGTCGCCAATCCCTTCGCCAGCATGTCGCTCGCTTCACGGGTAAAACCGCAGCTGCTCGGCAACGACGCTCCTTCGCTCATGATCTCCTGCGGACTCGCGCTTCGGAGCTTCGACGCATGA
- the aroB gene encoding 3-dehydroquinate synthase: MRTLQLELGERSYPIHIGPGLLARPDLITPHVAGRRAAIVTNTTVGPLYLETLRAALAGHDPLVITLPDGEEFKTLETLNRVFDALLTARCDRRTTIVALGGGVVGDMAGFAAACYQRGVPFIQVPTTLLAQVDSSVGGKTGVNHPLGKNMIGAFYQPRAVIIDTDTLASLPDRELSAGLAEVIKYGLIRDPEFFDWLEANIDRLLDRDPEVLSCAIECSCRNKAEVVAADEREGGVRAILNLGHTFGHAIETGMGYGAWLHGEAVAAGMVMAADLSQRLGWLSGGDVARVERLIARARLPVAAPARLTPERMRELMNVDKKVLDARLRFVLLKRIGEAVITADVPPGQLGRTLAERRAA; this comes from the coding sequence ATGAGAACGCTACAGCTTGAGCTGGGTGAGCGCAGCTACCCGATCCACATCGGCCCGGGCCTGCTCGCGCGCCCGGACCTGATCACGCCTCACGTCGCCGGACGACGGGCCGCGATCGTGACGAACACGACCGTGGGTCCCCTTTACCTCGAAACGCTGCGTGCCGCGCTCGCGGGCCACGATCCGCTGGTCATCACGCTTCCCGACGGCGAGGAGTTCAAGACGCTGGAGACGCTCAACCGCGTCTTCGATGCGCTCCTGACGGCACGCTGTGACCGGCGCACGACGATCGTCGCGCTCGGGGGCGGCGTGGTCGGTGACATGGCCGGGTTCGCCGCCGCCTGCTATCAGCGCGGAGTGCCTTTCATTCAGGTGCCGACGACCCTGCTGGCCCAGGTCGACTCGTCCGTCGGGGGCAAGACGGGCGTGAATCACCCCCTCGGAAAGAACATGATCGGCGCCTTCTACCAGCCGCGTGCCGTCATTATCGATACGGACACGCTCGCGTCGCTCCCGGACAGGGAGCTCTCGGCCGGACTCGCCGAGGTCATCAAGTACGGCCTTATCCGCGATCCCGAGTTCTTCGACTGGCTCGAGGCGAACATCGACCGGCTGCTGGATCGCGACCCCGAGGTCCTGTCCTGCGCGATCGAGTGCTCTTGTCGCAACAAGGCCGAGGTGGTGGCGGCCGACGAGCGCGAAGGCGGCGTGCGCGCCATTCTCAACCTCGGCCACACGTTCGGCCACGCCATCGAAACCGGGATGGGGTACGGTGCCTGGCTCCACGGCGAGGCCGTGGCCGCCGGGATGGTCATGGCGGCCGATCTTTCGCAGCGGCTCGGCTGGCTTTCCGGGGGGGATGTCGCCCGCGTCGAACGCCTGATCGCCCGCGCGCGCCTGCCGGTCGCGGCCCCGGCCCGGCTCACCCCCGAGCGCATGCGCGAGCTGATGAACGTCGACAAGAAAGTCCTGGACGCCCGACTTCGATTCGTGCTGCTCAAGCGGATCGGGGAGGCGGTGATCACGGCGGACGTGCCACCCGGGCAGCTCGGCCGCACCCTCGCCGAACGCCGAGCGGCCTGA